In Festucalex cinctus isolate MCC-2025b chromosome 1, RoL_Fcin_1.0, whole genome shotgun sequence, the sequence gtaaaaaaaaaaaaaaaaataaataaataaataaaaaaaaataaaataaaaaacaggttTGTATTTATGATCTTTCCGCACATAATTTAAGatcaatacatttttatatttaagcaCAAATCTAAGCATTAATTTATTGACAGTGATACTTATATCTGTGGAACATGAAAGCCAGTCCAGACCACAAACCGATGGTTTACTGAAAGGCAACTTGTTGCCAAGACACTTTCATAAACACACAAAGAGGAAGTTCATCAACATAACTCACAAAATTCTGAACCAAATGTGCAGCGGGCCATCAACatgtgatttgtttttctttttaacattaACGTCACTTTAGTTGTATATAGTTTATGATAAATAGGATTCAATAGATTGATTAAATGCACTGAACAGACAGTATCAGACACTATGAGATCCCTTTTGAGAGGGATCCGATGGAAAAAGGTATACCCAATGTTGTGTCAGTGTTACgccacccaaacatttaaaaaaaaaaaaaaagaagacaaagctATACATTAATGTATCAAATAAGAATTCCGCGactaatgagttaatgagtcTATCATTGATTCTAGATTTGAGAATTAATGGTTAATGGTAGATTGTGGGTCTTACGTACAATAAAGTACTGTGACAGTGTAGAAAAGAAATGTTGTGCTGTATTAAGAGAGGAGAAGAAGAGACCAGTTACCATGAGGTTGGCGTTGGCTACATGATGCTTGACGAGCCCACCTCCCAGGATGATCATTCCAGTCTTTTTGGCATACACAGCCTGACTGTTCAACCTGCGTATATCTTTCAAGAACAGACTCACATTTAGGAACTTGTCAACTATTGGCCGAAACTATGCAATTTTGCTCTTTTACCTTCTACAATATCGAGTATAAGGCCAGGTTTCTTAAACGAGTGGAAGTAAAGCATGTCACCAAGAGAGCCGTCTGTCAATGCAGGACTGAACACTGGAATGTTAttctattaaaagaaaaaaaaaaaagtacacaccAACAGTGCATGGCATGCATATTAATGAACAAAATATGTATGCAAGGGAAAAGGTTTTTACAAATAATAATGCTCAAACTTGACTGACAGTAAAAGAGCTATTCATTATTTGTTGAGAAATATAATAATGTGATTATAGAATTTACTGCATCACACTAACATGATTCTGATATTTTGCTAAATAAggctaccaaaataaaacacacatctCTCAGTACAATTGTCCTCTACATTACCGCAAAATACAACCACAAATCAATTGTCAACCCCGCAACTCAGCGTTATAGGAGTACCtttataaaatactttttaataaCTCTTTAAAATTCTACAGGTGGACCTTGTCAAGTATCTGGTGGATCCATAGTTATTATTCTACCTATACTGTAGCTTAGCGATTCCAAACAACTACACAGCAGCACATTAGTGTGCCGTAGAAGATCAGCAAGATTATCCACCAGCAATTTTCAATTTTACTTACCGTAATTTACTTAAAtaggaagtcaaccttacacatttcttgacaataagatgttatatgtgacctcactagtctcaacatgacattctgattaatattacatttgtggaatatgaattatggaagcaaaatccagccgtttttatacctctcagccattttgccacttgctgtttactgaagatgacatcgcagttgctcagggctcagtgaaggaccaatcacagctcacctgttttctgaagctgagctgtgattggttgttacttgagacctgagcaaatgtgatgtcactttcactcgacagaaagtggcaaaatggccgccttctgatattgataaaaactgctcgattttgctgcttaactcatattccattaacacaatattaaccagaatacagtatttagactcgtggggcagcatagaacatattattgtccagAAAATTTGGGGggattgacttcctctttaataaaACAGAGTAATAGTTCTAACTAAATAGACAGATTTCACATTTGTCAGTAAATTAAGATTCAGTAGATCCATAAGTCTACCAGTATTCTGTACACACTTTTTATGACAGTTGTCTTTAGTGGTGTGCCAAGAGATTTTTGTAATGATAAAAACATCATGCCTTGGATCAATAAAGGTGGAGGAAAAATTGCTGGAGCCATTATTAACCCAATGTACTTTATGAAGAATACAACCTCAAACTCACCTTGTTCGCCCAGTAGTAGACAGAGTCAGTATTATTGATCTCTTTGCCAAGCCGGTGGATCATTTTGGAAGGAGTCCAGCGGGTACCCTaaagttttaaattgatttccAACCAATCACAATAAACCAAATTGAAAAGAATGAAACAATAAGTAAGCAAAGTGTCTCTATTCGACTCACCTCTGTATTCTGCTCCAGCAACATCTGGTCCAAGATGGGTATGAGCCAATCTTCAAACTTGCAGTAGTTGTCATTGGGCACTAGTAGGTTGCCAATCCTTAAAATGGAGAGGGCATCGTGGTGGGTGGACAAAAAGGATAGGTGGTTAAAGAGTATGAAAAACATTTACTGCTGTGTTTATCTTATTGCATTCATTTGGCATCTTGAAAAGGTTGCAGCCAGTAACAAATTTGTACACAAAGCGGAACGCGGCATAGTGTACCACTGGACTACTCTAACGCAGTAGTGAAGTCATAATTACAGTCcaaactagagatagaccgatatgcttttttcagggccgataccgattccgattatcggtagtcaaggaggcagataaccgatatttgaagccgatattcatttgcagtaaaagttaaaatgttggcaccaaatttttgaataatgcaaaccctaaccgttctttacaatggattctcacactgcacttttcattttacatccttctatctgcaataagacgttggtggcggggggagttaaatgtggggccaatgtgacattaccttttatagcatttgggatacttgtagttttattctataaatgttatatttttatattttgaagtaataggaggaaccctgtcattcaaaatgtgcatcagctgtggcattacttattactacagcaaaaaaaaataaaaaaaattccatgagaaaaactattcatccctgaacaccatacagttcttgtagaccttataattattgttattgttaccatatagacagttttgataagctgaggatcttaaatcgagaacagcaatatcatgctactcctctctacaagagaactgtcaaaagacagcttcaggatacaacacacttcatcatgtagtttactgccacttaggatgccccaatcaacgcagaaaaaggtagagtaaaataacttggttataataatagtaagaataacttggttaaacagacattgttgcggtggaccgctgccactttctgctgtttaatgtgttttacacttatagacacgtgtgtgtatatgggcacactattctctcactactgtactgtactgtatcacttaatggcacagatgtacttgtctaaataataactgggctgcaacattgctaattcacattaacaagcactgtcttagctgtccacatgaatagttactaacacacgagaaagttatacaacataccaaacatgagctcattattcaaagtatgatgcacgtaacgaaattacatcactgaacattaattgcagccgactacggccgtagatgttacatattagtggcatccattgagaggataatgtcccaacttacggcagacatgacgtgaaaagagagacaaaacgagcaaataagcacactatactttagtgcacctctactaatgccaaacatacggaagagaacacgttcgtgtagttaaacggtgtttgagacacttaattagttacggagcggactttaacgaggtgcacaacgagctgtcaatcaaatcgacgtcgaagcttaaggcacacaatggcaaaccagtgcgacaaataaacacaatataaagtaactaaacgctatttagtgtcactgtggcatctcactgcataataaccgctatgcaacaagtagtggacgtgacccagaatgcaatgtgtgcgtcacgagaggtaaatataatgacattactctactcttaacatggaactagacaatataataatgacaactgttaatatttggaacctttctaacaaacattatttacttaattaagtgaaaatgtgtgtgattccctccccgagtagttcaagtagcgaattagctactgggtgttagcctacatgctaagatgaacacaccactgttagctagcggggattcaatgcaaggcaatgcagctccattcatatagtgcatttaatacacaacataattcaatgtgtttagcttatcatggtgaaacgatcggcggagtctcttctcttttaacttaccttcgaagcatgtgtctctcgcgttgtgtccgtgggtgcgtatgtgaccggctactgtgatacacggcatacactactgatagGTTCTGGcttttgcacggctaaccaatcaaatgctgctatgggcgttacgttgctggagttggactccataacagacagagacgctctgggctgcattcgaagcgaaaagacggagttttaaatggatcgctcatatcggccgtcagattaataaaacagacagataccgatatgtaccaatatgtcaaatatcggcccatcTCTAGTCCAAACTTCACCAACCTGTTGATTCCTCTCTGACGAAGCTCCTTGCCAGGTAGGCTGAAGTCTCCCAGGTATGTGTTAGCCAGACACTTGATCAAGTCCTCCTCTATGCCTCCTGCTGTGGTCACAACCACATCCACCTACACAAAAGTCAACAAAACAcatcaaccacacacacacaattgttTTAATCACTGTCTTTTGTACAGTATGTTCATCTACAAGTCAACAAATGTCTTCTTTCACACGTTACACTTTTGTGAAGAAAAACTTGCAAAGAAAAGAATGATATATAATGGATGGAGTAAGACTCACATGTGAAGTAGTAAGACAAGCTGTGATGGTAAAGATAATGTTACGTTATCAATTGCATTTTGTGGGGGCAAACATACCATTTTGTGTTCTACCAAGTATCTGATGCTCTCCCGGACTCCAGAGCTAATGAGGTTTGAAGTGTATCCCAGGAAAATTGTGCAGCCTGGGCGGGATGGCATGTCACCAGACTCATTTCCCGCTTCAACTGTCTCGAGACGTTTTTCAATCTagggaaaaatacataaatgtctCAAAGAAATTCTCAACCTAAACAAAAATCTTTTAGcggtaaataaatgtatatactCCGGTAAATCTTCAACTTCTCACCATGTGGTTAATTTCCTGGATGGCCAAGCCCAGGTTACTGGCCTGGAAGCCTGTGGTTAGGTAAGACTTGAGCACTGCCTGGAGATCCACCCCCTGATTAAAGTCATAGCCTCTAATCTTCGGTAGGTCCTCGGGTAGGTCGCTGCTGGTTTTAAGTACAGCCTCAAGAGCAACAGAAGGGGCCTTTTCTGCCATGTGTGACAAATCCTGAAAAATGGGAGCGGGACGGTCAGATGCAGCATGTCACTctgttcgttttttgtttttgtttttgacatcaTATGCTTGCAATGTCTAGTAGCTAACACTAAATATAGACTTTTTAAACTTCAATTTCTCATACTTTTCATTACCGACTGTATTGTTATTACCCAGTGGTGGTACACATACCTCGATACTGTAACTTAAGCATTTACTTTTCTACCTATATTTGAAAATGGATAAATACACTTTCTACTCACCACTCACCAACCACCATTGAGAGGTTGATTGGTTGAGATTCAATTTGATGAGGCAACCGATTCAGGAGCCACATAGCCCACTCCCCGTCCATCGCCTTATTGAAGAGAATTGTTTGATACTATTGGCTCAAAGAATGAGTCATAGCAAATGcgttgtatattattattattattattattattattattattattattattatgcctgcgaatggctggcgaccagttcagggtgtaacccgcctactgcccattgccAGCTCAGATAGGgtgcagcaccccccgcgacacatatgaggagtaagtggttcagaaaatggatggatggacgattATTATGCCAGCCTAAAAACCACAAGCTTTTTTAAAAccaccttctgtctcttttcacacattttcacatgggCTAAGCTgactcacggcaaaataacactAGGTAGCAATttgccggtcacggcaaaaaaaacaacaacactttttacTTCAGGAAATGAGTTGATTCAGTATTTCTACTTTAACCAAGTTAACTTATTACATT encodes:
- the dhps gene encoding deoxyhypusine synthase gives rise to the protein MAEKAPSVALEAVLKTSSDLPEDLPKIRGYDFNQGVDLQAVLKSYLTTGFQASNLGLAIQEINHMIEKRLETVEAGNESGDMPSRPGCTIFLGYTSNLISSGVRESIRYLVEHKMVDVVVTTAGGIEEDLIKCLANTYLGDFSLPGKELRQRGINRIGNLLVPNDNYCKFEDWLIPILDQMLLEQNTEGTRWTPSKMIHRLGKEINNTDSVYYWANKNNIPVFSPALTDGSLGDMLYFHSFKKPGLILDIVEDIRRLNSQAVYAKKTGMIILGGGLVKHHVANANLMRNGADYCVYINTGQEFDGSDSGARPDEAVSWGKIRTDAKPVKVYADASLVFPLIVAETFALHADKLTAGKKTE